The following are encoded in a window of Gavia stellata isolate bGavSte3 chromosome 33, bGavSte3.hap2, whole genome shotgun sequence genomic DNA:
- the ATP8B2 gene encoding phospholipid-transporting ATPase ID: MTVPREMPEKWRRVRAPGGAEEERRVRANAREYNEKFQYASNCIKTSKYNIVTFLPVNLFEQFQEVANTYFLFLLILQLIPQISSLSWFTTIVPLVLVLTITAVKDATDDYFRHKSDNQVNNRQSQVLIGGVLRQEQWMNVRVGDIIKLENNQFVAADLLLLSSSEPHGLCYIETAELDGETNMKVRQAIPVTSELGDTSKLARFDGEVICEPPNNKLDKFGGTLYWKENKYPLSNQNMLLRGCVLRNTEWCFGLVVFAGPDTKLMQNSGRTKFKRTSIDRLMNTLVLWIFGFLVCMGVILAIGNAIWEHEVGVCFQIYLPWDEGVHSAFFSGFLSFWSYIIILNTVVPISLYVSVEVIRLGHSYFINWDKKMYCAKRRTPAEARTTTLNEELGQVEYIFSDKTGTLTQNIMVFSKCSVNGHSYGDMQDVLGRKAELGERPEPVDFSFNPLADPRFQFWDPSLQEAVKLGDPHVHEFFRLLSLCHTVMSEEKSEGELYYKAQSPDEGALVTAARNFGFVFRSRTPKTITVHELGRAITYQLLAILDFNNIRKRMSVIVRSPEGKIRLYCKGADTILLERLHPVNQDLTNVTTDHLNEYAGEGLRTLVLAYKDLEESYYEDWSERLHRAGSAPEAREDRLARLYDEVEHDMMLLGATAIEDKLQQGVPETIAILTLANIKIWVLTGDKQETAVNIGYSCKMLTDDMTEVFVVTGHTVLEVREELRKAREKMMDASRSMGNGFSYQEKLSSSKLTSVLEAIAGEYALVINGHSLAHALEADMEVEFLETACACKAVICCRVTPLQKAQVVELVKKYKKAVTLAIGDGANDVSMIKTAHIGVGISGQEGIQAVLASDYSFSQFKFLQRLLLVHGRWSYLRMCKFLCYFFYKNFAFTMVHFWFGFFCGFSAQTVYDQYFITLYNIVYTSLPVLAMGVFDQDVPEQRSMEYPKLYEPGQLNLLFNKREFFICIAQGIYTSVLMFFIPYGVFADATRDDGAQLADYQSFAVTVATSLVIVVSVQIGLDTGFWTAINHFFIWGSLAAYFAILFAMHSDGLFQMFPNQFRFVGNAQNTLAQPTVWLTIALTTVVCIMPVVAFRFLKLDLKPELSDTVRYTQLVRKKQKTQHRCMRRVGRAGSRRSGYAFSHQEGFGELIMSGKNMRLSSLALSSFAARPSAGWIETLRKKKGSDGSTDGSPSGAADKTLKV; encoded by the exons ATGACGGTGCCCCGGGAGATGCCCGAGAAGTGGCGGCGGGTCCGcgcccccggcggggcgg aggaggagaggcgGGTGCGAGCCAACGCGCGGGAGTACAACGAGAAGTTCCAGTACGCG AGCAACTGCATCAAGACCTCCAAGTACAACATTGTCACCTTCCTGCCTGTCAACCTCTTCGAGCAGTTCCAGGAAGTGGCCAACACctatttcctcttcctcctcatcctgcAG ctgaTCCCGCAGATCTCTTCGCTCTCCTGGTTCACCACCATCGTGCCTTTGGTTCTTGTCTTAACCATCACAGCTGTCAAAGATGCCACCGATGACTAC TTCCGCCATAAAAGCGACAACCAGGTGAACAACCGGCAGTCTCAGGTGCTGATCGGCGGAGT CCTCCGGCAGGAGCAGTGGATGAATGTCCGTGTCGGAGATATCATCAAGTTGGAGAACAACCAGTTCGTGGCG GctgacctcctcctcctctccagcagcGAACCCCATGGGTTGTGCTACATAGAGACCGCGGAGCTGGACGG AGAGACTAACATGAAGGTGCGGCAGGCCATCCCCGTCACCTCGGAGCTGGGTGACACCAGCAAGCTGGCTCGGTTTGACG GCGAGGTGATCTGTGAACCCCCCAACAACAAGCTGGACAAGTTTGGCGGGACGCTGTACTGGAAGGAGAACAAGTACCCCCTGAGCAACCAGAACAtgctgctgcggggctgcgTCCTGCGCAACACCGAGTGGTGCTTCGGCCTCGTCGTCTTTGCAG ggccCGACACAAAACTGATGCAGAACAGCGGCCGGACCAAGTTCAAGCGGACGAGCATCGATCGGCTGATGAACACGCTGGTGCTCTGG ATCTTCGGGTTCTTGGTGTGCATGGGGGTGATCCTGGCCATCGGCAACGCCATCTGGGAGCACGAGGTGGGCGTCTGCTTCCAGATCTACCTGCCCTGGGACGAGGGGGTGCACAGTGCCTTCTTCTCCGGCTTCCTCTCCTTCTGGTCCTACATCATCATCCTCAACACTGTGGTGCCCATCTCGCTCTACGTGAG CGTGGAGGTGATCCGTCTTGGGCACAGCTACTTCATCAACTGGGACAAGAAGATGTACTGTGCCAAGCGCCGGACGCCAGCCGAGGCCCGGACCACCACCCTCAATGaggagctggggcaggtggAGTACATCTTCTCCGACAAGACCGGCACCCTCACCCAGAACATCATGGTCTTCAGCAAGTGCTCCGTGAACGGGCACAGCTATG GTGATATGCAGGACGTGCTGGGTCGCAAAGCGGAGCTGGGAGAG AGGCCAGAGCCAGTCGACTTCTCCTTCAACCCGCTGGCGGACCCACGGTTCCAGTTCTGGGACCCCAGTCTGCAGGAAGCTGTCAAGCTGGGAGACCCCCACGTACACGAGTTCTTCCGCCTGCTCTCGCTCTGCCACACCGTCATGTCTGAGGAGAAGAGCGAAG gggagcTGTATTACAAAGCTCAGTCCCCGGATGAGGGAGCGCTGGTCACGGCTGCCAGAAACTTCGGCTTCGTGTTCCGGTCCCGTACGCCCAAGACCATCACGGTTCATGAACTGGGTCGAGCCATCACCTACCAGCTGCTGGCCATCCTGGACTTCAACAACATCCGCAAGCGCATGTCCGTCATCG TCCGCAGCCCCGAGGGCAAGATCCGGCTGTACTGCAAAGGTGCTGACACCATCCTGCTGGAGCGCCTGCACCCCGTCAACCAGGACCTGACCAACGTCACCACCGACCACCTCAAT GAATACGCTGGCGAGGGGCTGCGGACGCTGGTGCTGGCCTACAAAGACCTGGAGGAGAGCTACTACGAGGACTGGTCCGAGCGGCTGCACCGAGCCGGCAGTGCCCCCGAGGCCCGGGAGGATCGCCTGGCTCGGCTCTACGACGAGGTGGAGCACGATATGATG CTGCTTGGAGCCACGGCCATCGAGGACAAACTGCAGCAGGGGGTCCCCGAAACCATCGCCATCCTGACGCTGGCCAACATCAAGATCTGGGTGCTGACAGGGGATAAACAGG AAACGGCTGTGAACATCGGCTACTCTTGCAAGATGCTGACGGACGACATGACGGAGGTGTTTGTGGTCACGGGCCACACTGTGCTGGAGGTGCGAGAGGAGCTCAG gaAAGCCCGGGAGAAGATGATGGATGCGTCGCGCTCCATGGGCAATGGCTTCTCCTACCAGGAGAAACTCTCCTCCTCCAAGCTCACCTCCGTGCTGGAAGCCATCGCAGGCGAATATGCCCTGGTCATCAACGGGCACAGCCTG GCCCACGCGCTGGAGGCTGACATGGAGGTGGAGTTCCTGGAGACGGCATGTGCCTGCAAGGCCGTCATCTGCTGCCGCGTCACGCCCTTGCAGAAAGCCCAGGTGGTGGAGCTGGTGAAGAAGTACAAGAAAGCCGTGACTCTGGCCATCGGGGACGGGGCCAACGATGTCAGTATGATCAAGA CCGCCCACATCGGGGTGGGCATCAGCGGGCAGGAGGGCATCCAGGCGGTGCTGGCCTCCGACTACTCCTTCTCACAGTTCAAGTTCCTGCAGCGCCTGCTGCTGGTGCACGGGCGCTGGTCCTACCTACGCATGTGCAAGTTCCTCTGTTACTTCTTCTACAAGAACTTCGCCTTCACCATGGTCCACTTCTGGTTTGGCTTCTTCTGCGGCTTCTCGGCGCAG ACCGTGTACGACCAGTACTTCATCACGCTGTACAACATCGTCTACACCTCGCTGCCCGTGCTCGCCATGGGCGTCTTCGACCAG GATGTGCCGGAGCAGCGGAGCATGGAATATCCCAAGCTCTACGAGCCCGGGCAGCTGAACCTGCTCTTCAACAAGCGGGAGTTCTTCATCTGCATCGCCCAGGGCATCTACACTTCCGTCCTCATGTTCTTCATCCCCTATGGCGTCTTCGCTGACGCCACCCGTGACGATGGCGCCCAGCTGGCTGACTACCAGTCCTTCGCCGTCACCGTTGCCACCTCCCTCGTGATTGTCGTCAGCGTGCAG ATCGGGCTGGACACGGGCTTCTGGACGGCCATCAACCACTTCTTCATCTGGGGCAGCCTGGCCGCCTACTTCGCCATCCTCTTCGCCATGCACAGCGACGGCCTCTTCCAGATGTTCCCCAACCAGTTCCGCTTTGTGG GTAACGCGCAGAACACGCTGGCCCAGCCCACGGTCTGGCTGACCATCGCCCTCACCACCGTCGTCTGCATCATGCCTGTCGTGGCCTTTCGCTTCCTCAAGCTGGACCTGAAACCCGAACTCTCGGACACG GTGCGCTACACTCAGCTGGTAcggaagaagcagaagactcagcACCGGTGCATGCGGCGCGTGGGGCGTGCGGGCTCGCGCCGCTCCGGCTATGCCTTCT